A region from the Candidatus Thiothrix putei genome encodes:
- a CDS encoding Ig-like domain-containing protein has protein sequence MWLSACNVDGDANGWDASTANHVPVAQTASVDVATGSTAQITLLATDADGDTLTFRIVTEPAHGTLRLGQGNVYIYTPNSGYEGDDSFTFVANDGKVDSAAAKVGVRVYTSSGGSSGGGIPVNQAPMVRAEVAPGAKEVLDTVLSASSTTVDSATNGGVVLTGNSTNLQGFVQGDVVFLPSKSSKGLPVPFVGKVATVVTSGGQTVLTLRPANVEDAYSALEWNFDTAKTGAAVVGTIAPKNAKVSFASRPILAGRPSITNGLSVEANQEGATVNGSINFENEFIDKDGKKITLFAEVDLSNVTVSSKGSFNVRNIASSAGWLELAAVIKGDANGKVGLRSPDGMAGSPTWRWSDLFDKEKDIWNGLEWAGDDKFSLEGLEGDDKSGMIPIGGVVIRPCLTGVCPLTFSGNLVNLKYFSMAPTVVLWLYADMHGEIKVSGEAGFRVRGYHFEQGFEFKVVGTNFDGRQIDVATPSTVELYANAKAELTQKLGPSLAADILVGGIRPLAIKTFIGAKLEGSLEGDTIYAIRPNNGWSGFFCYNSKVWAGVQLDVNARVKAEIPIFKKIKIDGIVERSASVEIAKFVDKDLGSDCFVSGSIALNAVFQGDDPVNNDNALINVNFSEAYENANIRLLTDEWVIVAECDDCTPLNFEIPSYRAGIDTISLPVGHDYTLTLQAKNDNGGIIKQASIGLSIDNKLVAPAVTATPSDKQVTLSWGAIQGATGGYAYCYSKVSADCTTYNSATWKKVESGTSVVISELDNGTPYHFRVVAKDSNGVVSPVSDEEDATPAKESINDFTNLDPEVEGSNLNVGIDTKGGTLKLSFKDDGTTNQTFPYIWIANSGEGTISKLDVKTGQELGRYRTGPGNGNPSRTTVDQDGNVWVGNRNNNTITKVGLKEFGQCIDRNGNGDIDTSTGSTDVKPWDGYFGDGQGIANAQDECVLQHVTLSAPGVSTPSDIRMVAIDKDNNVFTGGHYVKSIYKVNGKTGEIIGATNTQGSFYGGFVDKDGNLWATHRSDGYGVIIKVSNDLQSQNIYNVGLNAYGMALNKHGEIWVSDAGSPNFSSFNVTDPAGTLKLHQQVGRGWQPCYAQGVAIDDNDDIFIAGCRDSYDSVVGHYKRVMAESGVTVQHVANYPVGQGPTGVAVDGNGHIWSANEYGNSASKITLATATASYNVETFPVGYRPYNYSDMTGRVVRTITSRQGTWEATFDSKADKYAWKQIRWKLLGNALPAGTSVTVYAKTANNTIDLNAKEYVEVQNGVDAPNLLPGRYLKLKVKLTSDDLTSTPEVIELQLY, from the coding sequence TTGTGGTTGTCAGCTTGTAACGTTGATGGTGATGCTAATGGATGGGATGCAAGCACTGCCAATCATGTACCTGTGGCACAAACTGCTAGTGTTGATGTTGCTACTGGCAGCACTGCTCAAATTACCCTTTTAGCGACAGATGCGGATGGCGATACGCTGACGTTCCGCATTGTGACTGAGCCAGCGCATGGTACGTTGCGGTTGGGGCAGGGCAATGTCTATATCTATACGCCGAATAGTGGTTATGAGGGCGATGATAGTTTTACGTTTGTGGCGAATGATGGGAAGGTGGATTCGGCTGCGGCGAAGGTGGGGGTGAGGGTTTATACCTCCAGTGGTGGGAGCAGCGGTGGTGGTATTCCAGTCAATCAAGCTCCTATGGTGAGGGCTGAGGTAGCTCCGGGGGCAAAGGAGGTATTAGATACCGTATTGTCTGCTTCCTCAACGACTGTTGATAGTGCAACAAATGGAGGGGTAGTTCTGACAGGGAACAGTACAAACCTGCAAGGTTTTGTACAAGGCGATGTTGTGTTCCTACCGAGTAAATCTAGCAAAGGGCTTCCCGTTCCATTTGTTGGCAAAGTGGCAACTGTTGTTACTAGTGGGGGGCAAACTGTCCTGACATTACGTCCTGCAAATGTTGAGGATGCTTATTCTGCCTTGGAGTGGAATTTTGATACTGCGAAAACAGGTGCGGCAGTTGTGGGTACTATTGCGCCCAAAAATGCAAAGGTCAGTTTTGCGAGTCGCCCCATATTGGCTGGAAGACCATCAATTACCAATGGGCTCAGTGTAGAAGCGAATCAAGAGGGAGCTACCGTTAATGGTTCAATTAACTTTGAAAATGAATTTATCGATAAAGATGGAAAGAAAATCACCTTGTTTGCGGAAGTGGACTTAAGCAATGTGACAGTAAGTAGCAAGGGAAGTTTTAATGTGAGAAATATTGCTTCATCTGCTGGGTGGCTGGAACTGGCGGCAGTAATTAAGGGGGATGCAAATGGTAAAGTGGGGTTGCGTTCTCCAGATGGAATGGCAGGATCACCAACATGGAGGTGGAGTGACTTATTTGATAAAGAAAAGGATATATGGAATGGTTTGGAATGGGCGGGAGATGATAAGTTCAGTCTGGAAGGTTTAGAGGGAGATGATAAAAGTGGGATGATTCCTATCGGTGGGGTTGTAATAAGACCATGTCTAACGGGCGTGTGTCCTCTCACTTTTTCTGGCAACTTAGTTAACCTGAAATATTTTTCAATGGCTCCAACAGTAGTGTTGTGGCTGTATGCAGATATGCACGGTGAAATTAAAGTCAGCGGTGAGGCTGGATTTAGGGTGCGGGGATATCATTTTGAGCAAGGTTTTGAATTTAAGGTTGTAGGAACAAATTTTGATGGCAGACAGATTGATGTGGCAACTCCATCGACTGTTGAGCTGTATGCTAATGCTAAGGCGGAACTGACTCAAAAGTTAGGTCCTTCTCTAGCGGCTGATATTTTGGTTGGTGGTATACGTCCATTGGCTATTAAGACTTTTATTGGAGCAAAGTTGGAAGGTAGTTTGGAGGGTGATACCATCTATGCGATACGTCCTAATAACGGTTGGTCAGGATTTTTTTGTTATAACAGTAAAGTGTGGGCTGGTGTCCAGCTTGATGTTAATGCTCGAGTTAAAGCTGAAATACCTATTTTTAAAAAAATTAAAATAGATGGTATTGTGGAGAGAAGTGCTTCTGTAGAAATAGCTAAGTTTGTTGATAAAGACCTTGGTAGCGATTGTTTTGTTAGTGGTTCTATTGCATTAAATGCTGTGTTTCAGGGGGATGATCCAGTTAACAATGATAATGCATTGATTAATGTAAATTTCTCCGAAGCTTATGAAAATGCCAATATTCGTCTGCTTACAGATGAGTGGGTAATTGTTGCTGAATGTGATGATTGCACTCCATTGAATTTTGAAATTCCCTCTTACCGCGCAGGAATTGATACGATCAGTTTGCCTGTAGGGCATGACTACACCTTAACTTTACAGGCAAAGAATGACAATGGAGGTATTATTAAGCAAGCTAGTATTGGTTTAAGTATAGACAATAAATTAGTTGCCCCCGCTGTCACCGCCACCCCCAGCGACAAACAAGTAACTCTTAGTTGGGGAGCTATTCAAGGCGCAACGGGCGGTTACGCTTACTGCTACTCCAAAGTGAGTGCTGATTGTACAACTTACAATTCAGCAACATGGAAAAAAGTTGAAAGTGGAACGAGCGTAGTGATCTCTGAATTGGATAATGGCACGCCTTACCATTTCCGAGTGGTTGCAAAAGATAGCAATGGAGTCGTCAGCCCAGTTAGCGATGAAGAGGATGCGACGCCAGCAAAGGAAAGCATCAACGACTTTACTAACCTCGACCCTGAAGTTGAAGGCAGCAATTTAAATGTTGGCATTGACACCAAAGGCGGCACTCTTAAACTCTCTTTCAAAGATGATGGTACGACCAACCAGACCTTCCCCTACATTTGGATAGCCAACTCAGGCGAAGGCACTATCTCCAAGCTAGATGTGAAAACAGGTCAGGAGCTAGGTCGTTATCGGACTGGCCCTGGCAATGGCAATCCATCCCGTACCACTGTTGACCAAGACGGTAACGTATGGGTCGGTAATCGGAACAACAATACGATTACTAAAGTTGGCCTTAAAGAGTTTGGTCAGTGTATCGACCGCAATGGTAACGGTGATATTGATACTTCGACAGGTAGCACTGATGTCAAACCTTGGGACGGCTACTTTGGTGATGGTCAGGGTATTGCCAATGCACAGGATGAATGTGTGTTACAGCACGTAACCCTTTCAGCCCCTGGCGTTTCCACACCTTCAGATATTCGCATGGTGGCAATTGACAAAGACAATAACGTCTTTACAGGTGGTCACTATGTAAAATCCATTTACAAAGTCAACGGTAAAACAGGCGAAATTATTGGCGCAACCAATACGCAGGGAAGTTTCTACGGTGGATTTGTTGATAAGGATGGTAATCTGTGGGCAACGCACCGGAGCGATGGTTATGGTGTGATTATTAAAGTTAGTAATGATTTGCAGAGTCAAAACATCTATAACGTAGGTCTTAATGCCTACGGCATGGCACTCAATAAACACGGTGAAATATGGGTATCTGACGCTGGGTCGCCCAACTTCTCAAGTTTCAATGTCACTGATCCAGCCGGTACACTCAAACTTCATCAGCAAGTTGGGCGAGGCTGGCAACCTTGTTATGCTCAAGGTGTGGCGATTGATGATAATGATGACATTTTTATTGCTGGGTGTCGTGACTCCTATGACTCTGTGGTTGGGCACTATAAACGTGTTATGGCGGAATCAGGCGTTACTGTTCAGCACGTAGCCAACTATCCTGTAGGGCAAGGGCCAACGGGTGTTGCTGTTGACGGTAATGGTCACATTTGGTCAGCTAATGAATATGGCAATTCGGCTTCTAAAATAACATTAGCTACCGCCACTGCTTCTTATAATGTTGAAACATTCCCCGTCGGTTATCGACCTTACAATTACAGCGACATGACTGGTCGGGTCGTCCGCACCATTACCAGCCGTCAAGGTACATGGGAAGCCACGTTTGACAGTAAAGCCGATAAGTATGCTTGGAAACAAATCCGCTGGAAACTGTTAGGGAATGCACTACCAGCAGGTACATCAGTGACGGTATATGCAAAAACTGCCAATAATACCATTGATCTAAATGCCAAAGAGTACGTGGAAGTTCAAAACGGCGTGGATGCACCCAACCTTCTACCGGGGCGTTACCTCAAACTCAAGGTCAAGCTGACATCTGATGATCTCACTTCAACACCGGAGGTGATAGAACTCCAGCTCTATTGA
- a CDS encoding type II toxin-antitoxin system RelE/ParE family toxin codes for MTWQVEYTDEFGEWWDSLAQAEQVSVKASVDLLEMFGAGLPFPHSSGINGSKHSHMRELRTQHGGHPLRTLYAFDPRRCAILLIGGDKTGDKRWYDVHVPIADRLYDEHLDELRKEGLLNG; via the coding sequence ATGACGTGGCAAGTTGAATACACCGATGAGTTTGGTGAATGGTGGGATAGTCTTGCACAAGCAGAGCAAGTTTCCGTCAAAGCGTCGGTTGATTTGCTAGAGATGTTTGGTGCTGGACTGCCATTCCCTCATAGCAGTGGTATCAACGGTTCAAAACATTCCCACATGCGCGAATTGCGGACACAACACGGTGGTCATCCGTTGCGGACATTGTATGCATTTGACCCTCGCCGCTGCGCCATTCTGCTGATTGGTGGTGATAAAACAGGTGATAAGCGTTGGTATGACGTGCATGTGCCGATAGCCGACCGTTTGTATGATGAACATTTAGATGAGTTACGGAAGGAAGGTTTACTCAATGGCTAA
- a CDS encoding XRE family transcriptional regulator, whose translation MAKKFSELAAKMPPEALAQAEVKLQTLLAAMPLHELRRARGLSQKALADILQVQQPAIAKLERRTDMYISTLRSHIEAMGGQLDIVARFPDGSVNINNFADVDMQQA comes from the coding sequence ATGGCTAAGAAATTTTCTGAATTAGCAGCCAAAATGCCCCCTGAAGCACTCGCTCAGGCAGAGGTTAAGCTGCAAACCCTACTGGCAGCCATGCCGCTACACGAATTGCGCCGCGCCCGTGGCTTGTCGCAAAAAGCGCTGGCAGACATCCTCCAGGTGCAGCAACCCGCTATCGCCAAACTGGAACGACGCACGGATATGTACATCTCAACCTTGCGCAGCCACATTGAGGCAATGGGTGGGCAGCTCGACATTGTGGCACGTTTTCCTGATGGCTCAGTCAACATCAACAATTTTGCAGACGTGGATATGCAGCAAGCATAG
- a CDS encoding BrnA antitoxin family protein has protein sequence MQTNSDDMYDKFKDYDFADAKPVEKIPALAKLQAESGGKSRITMRVDNSILAAFKARAALTGGSYQNMMNEALKQFIQGQGLEDVVRQTIQQELRSHG, from the coding sequence ATGCAAACCAATTCAGATGATATGTACGACAAATTCAAAGATTACGACTTCGCTGATGCCAAACCTGTAGAAAAAATACCTGCTTTGGCGAAATTACAAGCGGAGTCTGGTGGCAAAAGCCGTATTACCATGCGTGTTGACAACAGCATCTTGGCAGCCTTCAAAGCGCGTGCAGCCCTAACGGGTGGCAGCTACCAAAACATGATGAACGAAGCGTTGAAGCAGTTTATCCAAGGGCAAGGGTTGGAAGATGTCGTCAGGCAAACGATCCAACAGGAATTGCGCTCACACGGGTAG
- a CDS encoding BrnT family toxin — protein MARVISDPDCEGEERYILIGMSNSRRILLVIYAYRDEDDVIRIISARKATAREATLYA, from the coding sequence TTGGCACGGGTAATCTCCGACCCCGATTGCGAAGGAGAAGAGCGTTATATCCTGATCGGAATGAGTAACAGCCGCCGGATTTTGTTGGTGATCTATGCGTATCGTGACGAAGATGATGTGATCAGAATTATTTCAGCGCGGAAAGCAACCGCACGCGAGGCGACACTATATGCGTAA
- a CDS encoding BrnA antitoxin family protein, with amino-acid sequence MRNEYDFSQSKPASEVPHLAKLQAQGGKTRITMYVDDDVLAAFRTQAEEQGIGYQTAINQVLRDYLHQGESVLERLLRKIIREEMQIRSEV; translated from the coding sequence ATGCGTAACGAATACGACTTCAGCCAATCTAAACCCGCCAGCGAAGTTCCCCACTTAGCAAAGTTACAAGCACAAGGCGGCAAAACCCGCATCACCATGTACGTGGATGATGATGTGCTGGCAGCTTTCCGTACACAGGCTGAGGAGCAAGGCATTGGCTATCAGACTGCTATCAATCAGGTATTGCGTGATTACTTGCACCAAGGCGAATCGGTATTGGAAAGACTGCTACGCAAAATCATCCGTGAAGAGATGCAAATACGGAGTGAAGTCTGA
- the tpx gene encoding thiol peroxidase, with protein MATITLQGNPLETCGELPAVGSAAPAFTLTKTDLSDVTLQDFASKTVILNIYPSVDTGVCAASTRKFNELASGKTDVAVLCVSADLPFAHSRFCGAEGLDNVVSLSDFRNKDFGNAYGVTITTGVLAGLLSRAIVVIKDGMVTYTEQVPEIAQEPNYAAALAAV; from the coding sequence ATGGCAACTATCACCTTACAAGGCAATCCGCTGGAAACCTGCGGCGAACTGCCCGCCGTAGGCAGCGCAGCCCCTGCGTTTACCCTGACCAAAACTGACCTGTCTGACGTTACCCTGCAAGACTTTGCAAGCAAAACCGTGATCCTCAATATCTACCCCAGCGTTGACACGGGCGTTTGTGCCGCATCCACCCGCAAGTTCAACGAACTCGCCAGTGGCAAAACCGATGTCGCGGTCTTGTGCGTATCGGCTGACCTGCCGTTTGCGCATAGCCGTTTCTGTGGCGCGGAAGGCTTGGACAATGTGGTGTCCCTCTCCGACTTCCGCAACAAGGATTTTGGCAACGCTTACGGCGTAACCATTACCACTGGCGTGTTAGCTGGCTTGCTCTCCCGCGCTATCGTGGTCATTAAAGACGGCATGGTCACTTACACCGAACAAGTGCCAGAAATCGCGCAAGAACCAAACTACGCCGCCGCCCTCGCCGCAGTATAA
- a CDS encoding O-acetylhomoserine aminocarboxypropyltransferase/cysteine synthase: MKKETLSIHAGYTTDPTTKSVAVPIYQTVAYEFDDAQHGADLFNLAVPGNIYTRLMNPTNDVLEKRVAALEGGIAGLVVSSGMAAINYAILNIAEVGDNIVATPQLYGGTYTLFAHMLPKQGIEVRFAENDSPEAIEKLIDAKTKAVFCETIGNPAGNIVDLEAIASAAHKHGVAVIVDNTVATPILCTPIDYGADIVVHALTKYIGGHGNSLGGIIVDSGKFPWAENKERYAAINSPEPSYHGVVYTEALGPAAYIGRARTVPLRNTGSALSPFNAFLILQGLETLALRMERHCDNAIAVANYLKNHAKVEWVNFAALPDDPYHALALKYFDGKPASLMTFGIKGGFDAGVKFYDQLQMIKRLVNIGDAKSLACHPASTTHRQLTEAEQLRAGVRPETIRLSVGIEHIDDIIADLEQAFASV, from the coding sequence ATGAAAAAAGAAACATTATCCATCCACGCTGGCTATACCACCGACCCGACCACCAAGTCGGTCGCTGTGCCGATTTACCAAACCGTGGCTTACGAGTTTGACGATGCCCAACACGGCGCGGATTTATTCAATCTGGCCGTACCCGGCAATATTTACACCCGCCTGATGAACCCCACCAATGACGTGTTGGAAAAGCGGGTCGCCGCACTCGAAGGCGGCATTGCGGGCTTAGTCGTCAGTTCCGGCATGGCAGCCATCAATTACGCCATTCTCAATATCGCCGAAGTGGGTGATAATATTGTCGCCACCCCGCAATTGTACGGCGGCACGTACACGCTATTTGCACACATGCTCCCCAAGCAAGGCATTGAAGTCCGCTTTGCCGAAAACGACAGCCCCGAAGCCATCGAAAAGCTGATTGATGCCAAAACCAAAGCCGTGTTCTGCGAAACCATCGGCAACCCAGCGGGCAATATCGTCGACCTCGAAGCGATTGCCAGCGCCGCGCACAAACACGGCGTCGCCGTCATCGTCGATAACACCGTGGCAACCCCGATTTTGTGTACGCCAATTGATTACGGCGCGGACATCGTGGTTCACGCCCTCACCAAATACATCGGCGGTCACGGCAATTCACTCGGCGGCATTATTGTCGATTCCGGCAAATTCCCCTGGGCTGAAAACAAAGAACGCTACGCCGCCATTAACAGCCCCGAACCCTCTTACCACGGCGTGGTGTATACCGAAGCCTTGGGGCCTGCCGCCTACATCGGTCGCGCCCGTACCGTACCGCTGCGCAATACCGGCTCGGCACTCTCGCCCTTCAACGCCTTCCTGATTCTGCAAGGCTTGGAAACGCTGGCATTGCGCATGGAACGCCACTGCGATAATGCCATTGCCGTCGCCAATTACCTGAAAAATCATGCCAAGGTCGAGTGGGTGAATTTTGCCGCCCTGCCCGATGACCCGTATCATGCACTGGCGTTGAAATATTTCGACGGCAAGCCCGCGTCACTGATGACGTTTGGGATCAAAGGCGGATTTGATGCCGGGGTGAAATTTTACGACCAGTTACAGATGATCAAACGGCTGGTGAATATCGGCGATGCAAAATCACTGGCTTGCCACCCCGCCTCCACCACGCACCGCCAATTGACCGAAGCGGAACAATTGCGAGCAGGTGTCAGACCTGAAACCATCCGTTTGAGCGTTGGCATTGAACACATTGACGACATTATCGCCGACCTCGAACAAGCCTTTGCAAGCGTATAA
- the mutM gene encoding bifunctional DNA-formamidopyrimidine glycosylase/DNA-(apurinic or apyrimidinic site) lyase — translation MPELPEVETTRRGIEPWLKGNTVKNVCIRQPKLRWPVPDAVSALAGQVVHELTRRGKYILLHTDAGVGLIHLGMSGSLRIVEADLAPRKHDHFDLVLDSGKAVRYHDPRRFGAFLWVEDDPLQHALLRELGPEPLDEGFDGDYLFERSRNRSVSVKAFIMNAHIVVGVGNIYANEALFLAGIDPRLAAGRVSRERYGKLAQTIRQILTYAIECGGTTLRDFVREDGSPGYFKLELKVYDRVKLPCVVCQNPIAQITQGQRSTWFCPICQQ, via the coding sequence ATGCCTGAATTGCCCGAAGTCGAAACCACCCGCCGTGGCATTGAACCTTGGTTAAAGGGGAATACGGTGAAGAACGTGTGTATCCGCCAGCCTAAATTACGCTGGCCTGTTCCGGATGCGGTTAGCGCATTGGCAGGGCAGGTGGTGCATGAGCTGACACGGCGGGGCAAATACATTTTGCTGCATACGGATGCGGGCGTGGGGCTGATTCATTTGGGAATGTCCGGCAGTTTGCGGATTGTGGAGGCGGATTTAGCGCCGCGTAAGCATGACCATTTTGATTTGGTATTAGACAGTGGCAAGGCGGTGCGTTACCACGATCCGCGCCGTTTCGGGGCGTTTTTATGGGTGGAGGATGACCCGCTGCAACACGCTTTATTGCGTGAATTGGGGCCGGAGCCGTTGGACGAGGGTTTCGATGGGGATTATTTGTTTGAACGTTCGCGTAACCGCAGTGTGAGCGTGAAAGCATTCATTATGAATGCGCACATTGTCGTTGGCGTAGGCAATATCTACGCCAACGAAGCGCTGTTTCTAGCGGGAATAGACCCACGGCTGGCGGCGGGGCGCGTATCCCGCGAACGTTACGGTAAACTTGCGCAAACTATCCGCCAGATTCTGACCTATGCCATTGAATGCGGGGGAACAACCCTGCGCGATTTTGTACGTGAAGACGGGTCGCCGGGGTATTTTAAGCTGGAGTTGAAGGTTTACGACCGGGTTAAGTTGCCGTGTGTCGTGTGCCAGAACCCCATTGCCCAAATCACCCAAGGGCAACGTTCCACTTGGTTCTGCCCCATCTGCCAGCAATAA
- the dusA gene encoding tRNA dihydrouridine(20/20a) synthase DusA has protein sequence MTKLNRKFTVAPMLDWTDRHCRYFHRLLTKKSVLYTEMVTTGALLHGDPERHLRFNQEEHPVALQLGGSEPQEMAECARLAASYGYDEVNINVGCPSERVQKGAFGACLMAEPDLIAECVSAMQAAVNIPVTVKNRIGIDDQDDYAGLHHFVSTVSQAGCQTFIIHARKAWLKGLSPKENREIPPLRYDLVYELKQAFPHLEIIINGGITTLEQCQQHLQHVDGVMVGREAYHNPWLLAQVDSALYGVDDPFQDRKAVLAAFLDYVQVQQAAGVALNHMSRHILGLFQGMQGARAFRRLISENAHKQNAGVELLRDAAEKIA, from the coding sequence ATGACTAAGCTGAACAGGAAATTTACCGTAGCGCCGATGCTGGACTGGACTGACCGCCATTGCCGTTATTTTCACCGCTTATTGACCAAAAAATCCGTGCTGTATACCGAAATGGTGACAACAGGCGCACTCTTGCATGGCGACCCTGAGCGTCATTTACGCTTCAATCAAGAAGAGCACCCGGTCGCCTTGCAATTGGGTGGCAGTGAGCCGCAGGAAATGGCGGAATGTGCGCGTCTGGCGGCAAGTTATGGTTACGATGAAGTAAACATCAACGTCGGCTGCCCCAGCGAGCGGGTGCAAAAAGGCGCGTTTGGCGCTTGCCTGATGGCGGAACCGGATTTGATTGCGGAATGTGTCAGCGCCATGCAAGCCGCCGTGAATATTCCGGTGACGGTCAAAAACCGGATTGGCATTGATGATCAGGATGATTACGCAGGGTTGCACCACTTTGTTAGCACGGTGTCGCAAGCCGGTTGCCAGACGTTTATTATTCATGCGCGTAAGGCGTGGCTGAAGGGGCTGAGCCCTAAGGAAAACCGCGAGATTCCGCCGTTGCGTTACGACTTGGTGTATGAACTCAAGCAAGCGTTTCCGCATCTGGAGATTATTATCAACGGCGGCATTACCACGCTGGAACAATGCCAGCAGCATTTGCAGCACGTCGATGGGGTAATGGTGGGGCGCGAGGCTTATCATAATCCGTGGTTGTTGGCGCAGGTGGATTCAGCGCTTTACGGGGTAGATGATCCGTTTCAGGATCGCAAAGCGGTGTTGGCAGCGTTTTTGGATTACGTGCAGGTGCAACAAGCAGCGGGTGTGGCATTGAACCACATGAGCCGCCACATTCTCGGTTTGTTCCAAGGAATGCAGGGAGCGCGGGCGTTTCGGCGGCTGATTAGCGAAAATGCGCATAAGCAAAACGCGGGTGTTGAATTATTACGTGATGCGGCTGAAAAAATTGCTTGA
- a CDS encoding P-II family nitrogen regulator: protein MSKREIVVLTDVALITAIVQRGLADEIVKAAQEAGAQGASIHYARGRGVRERLGIMGLAIEAEKEVINIVVSTDQLDRVFEKMYLAGKMDTPGMGFMWVTPLEKAATFIPPEIVERLTDYPRQGS, encoded by the coding sequence ATGAGCAAACGTGAAATTGTTGTCTTGACCGATGTCGCCCTGATCACTGCGATTGTGCAGCGCGGTCTGGCGGATGAAATCGTCAAAGCCGCCCAAGAAGCGGGCGCACAAGGGGCAAGCATCCACTACGCACGCGGGCGCGGGGTACGCGAACGCCTCGGCATTATGGGCTTAGCCATCGAAGCGGAAAAAGAAGTCATCAATATTGTGGTGTCCACCGACCAGCTCGACCGCGTGTTTGAGAAAATGTATTTAGCAGGCAAAATGGATACTCCCGGCATGGGCTTTATGTGGGTCACGCCGCTGGAAAAAGCCGCCACCTTCATTCCCCCCGAAATCGTCGAACGCCTCACCGATTATCCACGTCAAGGCTCATGA